In Carettochelys insculpta isolate YL-2023 chromosome 11, ASM3395843v1, whole genome shotgun sequence, a genomic segment contains:
- the NUDT22 gene encoding uridine diphosphate glucose pyrophosphatase NUDT22 isoform X2, whose protein sequence is MDPEIFIMLQCPSPEGLAETEVRAELSPAYDRRQLPSSQAWIDAVWETRCHHNPWLFNGSKFRLHSAQLDGGSLTFRLGLTCYKDFLGTNLDGIARHLQQQGQQDFGDSQAYLAEPLGVGAMVHTTDDCFVFLRRSLRVGEAPGLIDIPGGHPEPQALMGDVPEESIRLQDLPRQLVVKEIFSSVLREIRDEVNLPLPTLSQPVLLGIARNQTSAGRASAEFYVRCSLTSEQVKQRYEIGGPEAQESTDIIFIKREDILTLEQTGGMWRELCPSAKGAVRLYTLLQGGGQ, encoded by the exons ATGGACCCTGAGATCTTCATCATGCTGCAGTGCCCGTCTCCTGAGGGCCTGGCAGAGACAGAGGTGCGAGCTGAGCTCTCCCCAGCCTATGACCGACGCCAGCTGCCCTCAAGCCAGGCCTGGATCGACGCTGTCTGGGAGACACGGTGCCACCACAACCCCTGGCTTTTCAATGGCTCCAAATTCCGGCTGCACTCAGCCCAGCTGGATGGTGGCTCCCTGACCTTTCGTCTGGGCCTTACCTGCTACAAGGACTTCCTGGGCACCAACCTGGATGGCATAGCCAGGCACcttcagcagcaggggcagcaggactTTGGAGACAGCCAGGCCTACCTAGCAGAGCCGCTGGGTGTGGGTGCCATGGTGCATACCACTGATGACTGCTTTGTCTTCCTGCGGCGCAGCCTCAGGGTGGGCGAAGCACCTGGCCTCATAGACATCCCTGGTGGGCATCCTGAGCCACAG GCTCTGATGGGGGATGTCCCAGAAGAATCCATCCGACTGCAGGATCTCCCCAGACAGCTGGTCGTCAAGGAGATCTTCTCCTCCGTCCTGCGGGAGATCCGAGATGAG GTCAACCTGCCGCTGcccaccctcagccagccagtgctgctgggCATTGCTCGCAACCAAACCAGTGCCGGTCGGGCGAGTGCCGAGTTCTATGTCAG GTGCAGCCTGACCTCAGAGCAGGTGAAGCAGAGGTATGAGATTGGGGGACCTGAAGCACAGGAATCCACTGACATCATCTTTATCAAGAGAGAG gacATCCTGACTCTGGAGCAGACTGGAGGGATGTGGAGGGAGCTTTGTCCGTCTGCCAAGGGGGCTGTCAGACTCTACAcgctgctgcagggtggggggcagtga
- the NUDT22 gene encoding uridine diphosphate glucose pyrophosphatase NUDT22 isoform X1: MKPSPRLTLHAPAALRHMGPGSRGLSVGWRTCVVPMQPALWAVANDGLRLCWERQVLGSNMDPEIFIMLQCPSPEGLAETEVRAELSPAYDRRQLPSSQAWIDAVWETRCHHNPWLFNGSKFRLHSAQLDGGSLTFRLGLTCYKDFLGTNLDGIARHLQQQGQQDFGDSQAYLAEPLGVGAMVHTTDDCFVFLRRSLRVGEAPGLIDIPGGHPEPQALMGDVPEESIRLQDLPRQLVVKEIFSSVLREIRDEVNLPLPTLSQPVLLGIARNQTSAGRASAEFYVRCSLTSEQVKQRYEIGGPEAQESTDIIFIKREDILTLEQTGGMWRELCPSAKGAVRLYTLLQGGGQ; this comes from the exons ATGAAGCCCAGTCCCCGCCTGACCCTCCATGCACCAGCAGCCTTGCGGCACATGGgtcctggcagcagggggctctCAGTGGGATGGAGGACGTGTGTGGTGCCCATGCAGCCAGCTCTCTGGGCAGTGGCAAATG ATGGCCTGAGGCTCTGTTGGGAGAGGCAGGTGCTCGGAAGCAACATGGACCCTGAGATCTTCATCATGCTGCAGTGCCCGTCTCCTGAGGGCCTGGCAGAGACAGAGGTGCGAGCTGAGCTCTCCCCAGCCTATGACCGACGCCAGCTGCCCTCAAGCCAGGCCTGGATCGACGCTGTCTGGGAGACACGGTGCCACCACAACCCCTGGCTTTTCAATGGCTCCAAATTCCGGCTGCACTCAGCCCAGCTGGATGGTGGCTCCCTGACCTTTCGTCTGGGCCTTACCTGCTACAAGGACTTCCTGGGCACCAACCTGGATGGCATAGCCAGGCACcttcagcagcaggggcagcaggactTTGGAGACAGCCAGGCCTACCTAGCAGAGCCGCTGGGTGTGGGTGCCATGGTGCATACCACTGATGACTGCTTTGTCTTCCTGCGGCGCAGCCTCAGGGTGGGCGAAGCACCTGGCCTCATAGACATCCCTGGTGGGCATCCTGAGCCACAG GCTCTGATGGGGGATGTCCCAGAAGAATCCATCCGACTGCAGGATCTCCCCAGACAGCTGGTCGTCAAGGAGATCTTCTCCTCCGTCCTGCGGGAGATCCGAGATGAG GTCAACCTGCCGCTGcccaccctcagccagccagtgctgctgggCATTGCTCGCAACCAAACCAGTGCCGGTCGGGCGAGTGCCGAGTTCTATGTCAG GTGCAGCCTGACCTCAGAGCAGGTGAAGCAGAGGTATGAGATTGGGGGACCTGAAGCACAGGAATCCACTGACATCATCTTTATCAAGAGAGAG gacATCCTGACTCTGGAGCAGACTGGAGGGATGTGGAGGGAGCTTTGTCCGTCTGCCAAGGGGGCTGTCAGACTCTACAcgctgctgcagggtggggggcagtga